In Flavobacterium piscisymbiosum, the sequence TTCCAATTGTTTGGACCGGCTTATAGACGTATCACCGCTATTAATTGAAAGGCTTTCCCTGTCCTGCATAATTTTTCCGAAACGTTCGGAAAGTTGTTTGGCAGTATCTCCAGTAACCTGCCCACTGACTACGTTTCCAACAATATTCATAATCACATCTGCCTGTTCACGTCCATAATCTTTACGCAGCTGGCTAAAATCCTGAATACCCAAACAAGTTGCTACTTTATTACTTCTGGCGGTGGCAATCAAACTGTCCATATTGTTTAGATAAATAGTTGGAAATTCATCAAATATCAGGCTGCTTTTCTGTTTGTTTTTTTGGTTCACCTGCTTTACCAATCGGTTTACATACAGCGACAATACAGCTCCATATATCTGGATTTTCTGCGGATTATTGCCCATACATACGATCTTTGGATCTTCAGGATTATTGATGTCCAATGTGAAGTCGCTACCAGATAAAACATAATACAATTGTGGAGAGGAAAGCCTTGCCATGGCAATTTTTGCAGAAGCAATCTGCCCCTCCAACTGGTCCATTACGTTATTTAGGTAGGCATTCACAAAGGGATTAATAAGTACTTCAATTTCTTTTTCAGTCCTGAGCAGTGTAAAGAGACTATCGTAATCTTCCTGCATGAGTTCAATTACATGTGGAAGTGTACAGAATTCTCCGTCTTTGTATTTTCGTAAATACCATATTATGGCGGAAAGAAAATTAATTGGTGATTCTACAAAAAAATCGCCCTGTCTTTTGATCCATTCCCTGTTGAGTCCGAGCAAAATAGTACGCGCCGATTCTGAAGCATCCGTAATATCACTCATACCAGAAGGCTCTAACGGATTACACCGATTGGTCCGGGTCAGATCATCAAAATTAATGACATAAAACTGAGGTAATTTTGGATAGAGATGTTTGTATTTAAGCCAGCTATTATAGACAATTCTGGTCAGGTCATCAAACTTGAAATCATAGACAAACATGGTGAATTGTTTACGGATGTGCTGGGTAATGACATGGCGTATGACGAAATAAGATTTCCCAGATCCTGGTGTGCCGGAAACAAGCAATCCCCGAAAGGGATTAATTATGTTTATCCAACTGTCCCTTATCTTATCCTTTAAGTGATAGCGGGCCGGAAGGTTGATGGAATATTCATTATCCAAGAATCTTTCTTCCTGGGGGAAAGTTTCATTTTCTTTATTAAAAACATCCTTGCTGTTGAGCCTGTTTTTTATAATACGCGATAATAATGTGCCACCGGAAAGCATCAGAAGAAAACCGCTGGAAGTTATGGTCATATAGGCAATTGCTGCCAGCATTAGTTCTATTTTCAGGTATAGTGAAAGATAACTTATAAAGTAAATAAGAATGCCTGTAATGATGTAAGCGAAAGCTGTTTTGTAATTCAGCTTTTCATCTTTTCGCCCTTTGGCACCAATTAAGGAAATGATTAAAAACCCCAAAGCAAAGAGTTTGGATTTATGAAAATTACTGAACAATCCGGTATGGTAAATATTACCCATGATTTTATCACTAAAGCCGCTTACCAAATGCCACTCCCGAAAGGCTACATAACAGTAATAATAAAAATGGATTGTTAAAATAATAATACTGATTAGTCTTGTCATATCCAAGATCTTTCTCAGTGCCTGTTCGTTTTCTCCTGTCTGCATAGCCATGATGTAAAGTTTTATCGATTATTGGACTGTCCTCTTCTTTTTTTCTTTTTGTTTCTCAGCTCGTATGGAAGGTAATTAGCCGTCTGTTCGGATTGTGTGAGCATCTCTGCTAATTGCCCCATTATTGTGCTGGACCCTATGTATTTGTTATTTCTAAAATCATCACCAAACAGCGTTGTAAGGATTTCCGATTTCGGTGTTTCAAATGTGATTTCGTGTAATTTTTCACTAACCAAATTTGTCGTTTTTTGCTCACCCGGATTAATGGAGGCGCAGCGTTCCTGTATTGCTTTGGCACTGTATTGTTTACCAAGTGTACTTCCATTAAAAACACATTTTGTGGTATGGTCAACGTAGGTAATTCCATAAAGCAATCCTTCTGCGTTTTTTCTAAAAACAGTATTGATTCCATCTTTTTGCAGTACTTGAACTAGTTCTGCGAGTGATATTTGAGTTTTAAAGAATGCGATATCAATGGCATTTTTTACCCTTCTTAAATCTGAGACTTCATTTGTTTTATTAGACGCAAATTTTTCTTCTAAAAATTTCAGTGTCGGCTTGTTGTAAAACAGACTGGCTTTTATGGGAACTCCGATTGGTTTTCCATTTTCATCGAGTATCCGATACATTAGTCCTTTTGCTTTAAACATTCTTGAATCTTCATTACCTGGGTCTGCTAAAACATTGTATTGTTTAAGCACAGCATTGAGTTCTGGAAAGCTGGTATATTTATATGATGAAAGCACGTGACCCAGTACATTTGTAATAGCCTTTTTCGATTCGCCTCGCCCGTATTGAATCTTTTGTGAGATGATTGGCTTAAGGGTGAAATCAGTACTATTTTTATTTCCTTGCGCCTTAACAAGTCCAAAGCGTTCTTCGATTTCTTTTCTTGCGGGTTCAGATCGGTTTTTGCCAATATTTTGCATGTCAATTCGTCTACCATCTCTCTGAACACTTATGGAGACCAGATGGATGTGCGGATGTCCGGAGTCGTGATGCTGATACACGAGATAAGGCTGCTGGCCAAATCCGATTTTTTCCATATAAGTATCCGCGATAGCCATTAATTCTTCCTTGGAATGATTTTCTGAAGGATCAAAATTGATTGAGATATGCACACTATTTCGCTTTACATTCTCATTTAATTCAAGTTGTTTTAAAAACCGGTTTAATTTTACTTCATCCTTCATTTTACCGACATCAATGGGATAATTTCCGGCTCCAATACATTCTGCAACAGCCTCTTTTACTTTGTTTTCATTGTAATAGAAAACCTTGTGGATAGAGTATCCTGTTTTTATGATCGCAACCATCTTTCCGAGATTTTCTGGATGTAATTTTTGATTTCATCAATCTTGTCAAAAAGTTTTTTTTTATCCAGTTCAGCACTTAAAATCCATACTTTAAATTCCGGAATTTGATTTAATGTATGTAGTTTTTTTACTGCCTGATTGAAGTTGTTTCCAATACCATTTAATTGCTTGAATAACTGGGTCATTTCATGGATCATATCATCTAAAGACTGATTCCTGTAAGTGGTGTTTATAGATTTCTCAAATAAGTGCCTACGAATGTAATCACTCAGTTTGCGGCAAGTACTGGCTTTCCATTTTTTCTCAATTTTCGCATACTCTTCTGGTGTAAAGCGTAACCCAACAATGCGTGTTCTGTTTGAATTTTCTCTTTTCATTTTCTCTCTTTTTCATTGTTATCAAACCTTAATTTATGCTTTTAGTATCACTGCTCACGAGTTCCGAGTATAGAGCAGCAAGAAGGCTGTTGTTTAACAACAGGACATCTTGCCGATTGCAGGAACGTGGCAATCCTGCCGATACTTTAATGTTCTTTAGA encodes:
- the mobC gene encoding conjugal transfer protein MobC → MQTGENEQALRKILDMTRLISIIILTIHFYYYCYVAFREWHLVSGFSDKIMGNIYHTGLFSNFHKSKLFALGFLIISLIGAKGRKDEKLNYKTAFAYIITGILIYFISYLSLYLKIELMLAAIAYMTITSSGFLLMLSGGTLLSRIIKNRLNSKDVFNKENETFPQEERFLDNEYSINLPARYHLKDKIRDSWINIINPFRGLLVSGTPGSGKSYFVIRHVITQHIRKQFTMFVYDFKFDDLTRIVYNSWLKYKHLYPKLPQFYVINFDDLTRTNRCNPLEPSGMSDITDASESARTILLGLNREWIKRQGDFFVESPINFLSAIIWYLRKYKDGEFCTLPHVIELMQEDYDSLFTLLRTEKEIEVLINPFVNAYLNNVMDQLEGQIASAKIAMARLSSPQLYYVLSGSDFTLDINNPEDPKIVCMGNNPQKIQIYGAVLSLYVNRLVKQVNQKNKQKSSLIFDEFPTIYLNNMDSLIATARSNKVATCLGIQDFSQLRKDYGREQADVIMNIVGNVVSGQVTGDTAKQLSERFGKIMQDRESLSINSGDTSISRSKQLESAVPPSKISGLSSGEFVGMVADDPDCKIELKTFHSEIVNDHEALKKEQDQYVDIPIIRKVDNSMVQRNYLQIKKDIKDIIYAEKERLLNDIELSHLVIKK
- a CDS encoding relaxase/mobilization nuclease domain-containing protein, whose amino-acid sequence is MVAIIKTGYSIHKVFYYNENKVKEAVAECIGAGNYPIDVGKMKDEVKLNRFLKQLELNENVKRNSVHISINFDPSENHSKEELMAIADTYMEKIGFGQQPYLVYQHHDSGHPHIHLVSISVQRDGRRIDMQNIGKNRSEPARKEIEERFGLVKAQGNKNSTDFTLKPIISQKIQYGRGESKKAITNVLGHVLSSYKYTSFPELNAVLKQYNVLADPGNEDSRMFKAKGLMYRILDENGKPIGVPIKASLFYNKPTLKFLEEKFASNKTNEVSDLRRVKNAIDIAFFKTQISLAELVQVLQKDGINTVFRKNAEGLLYGITYVDHTTKCVFNGSTLGKQYSAKAIQERCASINPGEQKTTNLVSEKLHEITFETPKSEILTTLFGDDFRNNKYIGSSTIMGQLAEMLTQSEQTANYLPYELRNKKKKRRGQSNNR
- a CDS encoding plasmid mobilization protein, giving the protein MKRENSNRTRIVGLRFTPEEYAKIEKKWKASTCRKLSDYIRRHLFEKSINTTYRNQSLDDMIHEMTQLFKQLNGIGNNFNQAVKKLHTLNQIPEFKVWILSAELDKKKLFDKIDEIKNYIQKISERWLRS